A single Filimonas effusa DNA region contains:
- the der gene encoding ribosome biogenesis GTPase Der: protein MSFTVAIVGRPNVGKSTFFNRLLEQRKAIVDDVSGVTRDRQYGVADWNGKAFNVIDTGGFVAGSEDVFETEIRKQVQIAIDEADALIFMTDTTSGITELDESMRDLLRRTTKPVLLAVNKVDNGDRLLEATEFYSMGIEHIFFISSMTGSGTGELLDAITDMIDEKASDDTVRENELPKFAIIGQPNVGKSSLLNALIGQERTIVSDIAGTTRDTIHTHYDLFQKEFILIDTAGIRKKNKEKDDLEFYSVIRAIRAMDEADVCMLVLDAEKGITAQDVNIYSLAARKGKGLVVLVNKWDLIQKETNTARDYEKELRSRLAPFNDIPILFISAQEKTRIFKGIEIALEVFENKQRKIPTSQLNEVMLKAIEAYHAPVVRGNSIKIKYVTQLPTHTPSFAFFCNYPDDIKQPYKNYLENQLRTHFNFKGVPVRLFFRKK, encoded by the coding sequence ATGTCATTTACTGTTGCAATAGTGGGGAGACCCAATGTAGGAAAGAGTACTTTCTTCAATCGCCTGCTGGAACAGCGCAAGGCTATTGTTGATGATGTTAGCGGTGTTACCCGCGACAGGCAGTATGGTGTGGCCGACTGGAACGGTAAAGCTTTTAACGTAATTGATACCGGCGGTTTTGTTGCCGGTTCGGAAGATGTTTTTGAAACGGAGATCCGCAAGCAGGTGCAGATAGCGATCGATGAAGCCGATGCGCTGATCTTCATGACCGATACCACTAGTGGTATCACTGAACTTGATGAGTCGATGCGCGATCTGTTGCGCAGGACTACCAAGCCGGTGTTGCTTGCTGTAAATAAGGTTGATAACGGTGACCGTTTGCTGGAAGCTACGGAGTTCTACAGCATGGGAATCGAGCATATCTTTTTTATAAGCAGTATGACCGGCAGTGGCACGGGTGAACTCCTGGACGCCATTACCGACATGATCGATGAAAAGGCATCCGACGATACCGTCCGCGAGAATGAGCTTCCCAAATTTGCGATCATTGGTCAGCCTAATGTTGGTAAGTCTTCCCTGCTGAATGCTTTGATAGGGCAGGAGCGTACTATTGTAAGTGATATTGCCGGCACTACGCGTGACACTATTCACACGCATTACGACTTGTTTCAAAAGGAATTTATCCTGATAGATACCGCAGGTATCCGTAAGAAGAACAAGGAAAAGGATGACCTGGAGTTCTACTCCGTTATCCGCGCCATCCGTGCCATGGATGAAGCTGATGTATGTATGCTGGTACTGGATGCGGAAAAAGGCATCACTGCGCAGGACGTCAACATTTACTCACTGGCGGCACGCAAGGGTAAAGGGCTGGTTGTGCTGGTTAATAAATGGGATCTTATTCAGAAGGAGACCAATACCGCCAGGGACTATGAAAAGGAACTGCGTTCACGCCTTGCTCCTTTTAATGATATTCCTATCCTGTTCATTTCTGCCCAGGAGAAGACACGTATTTTCAAGGGTATTGAAATTGCCCTGGAGGTGTTTGAAAACAAACAGCGGAAAATTCCTACCAGCCAGCTGAATGAAGTTATGCTGAAAGCTATAGAGGCCTATCATGCGCCGGTGGTTAGGGGTAACTCAATAAAGATCAAGTATGTAACACAGTTGCCTACACATACTCCGTCTTTTGCTTTCTTTTGTAACTATCCTGATGATATAAAGCAACCTTACAAGAACTACCTCGAAAACCAGTTACGTACTCATTTTAACTTTAAAGGAGTGCCGGTAAGACTGTTCTTCAGGAAGAAATAA
- a CDS encoding head GIN domain-containing protein, whose translation MRKIIAVLTLAMLSMSQLMAQNLVYDENAEIREVGAFNGIEVSGGMILYISQGAECAVAVSAEDRQFVSKIKTEVRDGVLHIVPQGGAWNGWNWGNKQLKAYITVKNLQLLRLRGAASVRLANEVAVNALRIEITGASSLKGALKGNAVKVEVSGASRAELSGSLTVFSVEVSGASTVRAYELSAATCSVEASGASNAQVTATKELSLQASGASNVSYKGEAVVKKLESSGASNVRKRD comes from the coding sequence ATGAGAAAGATAATAGCAGTTTTAACCCTTGCCATGCTGTCTATGTCCCAGTTGATGGCTCAGAACCTGGTATATGATGAAAATGCCGAGATTCGTGAGGTAGGTGCTTTTAACGGTATTGAAGTATCGGGAGGTATGATCCTTTATATTTCACAGGGGGCAGAATGTGCTGTAGCTGTGAGTGCGGAGGACCGTCAGTTTGTATCGAAGATAAAAACGGAGGTAAGAGATGGTGTGCTGCATATCGTGCCGCAGGGCGGGGCCTGGAACGGCTGGAACTGGGGGAATAAACAACTGAAGGCTTATATTACTGTCAAGAACCTGCAGTTGCTGCGTCTCAGGGGAGCCGCCTCTGTAAGGCTGGCGAATGAAGTGGCGGTAAATGCGCTTCGTATAGAGATCACCGGTGCAAGTTCTCTTAAAGGGGCGTTAAAAGGGAATGCGGTAAAAGTTGAGGTGAGTGGCGCTTCACGTGCAGAACTCAGCGGAAGTCTTACTGTGTTTTCTGTTGAAGTAAGTGGTGCGAGTACTGTCAGGGCTTATGAACTGAGTGCTGCTACCTGTTCTGTTGAGGCGTCTGGTGCATCGAATGCGCAGGTGACCGCAACAAAGGAATTGTCGCTGCAGGCCAGTGGTGCCAGCAATGTAAGTTACAAGGGAGAAGCTGTTGTAAAGAAGCTGGAATCGAGTGGCGCGTCGAATGTTAGAAAAAGAGATTAA
- the era gene encoding GTPase Era: MKAGFVNIFGKPNAGKSTLLNALLGEKLAIVSSKVQTTRDRIKGFLTSPGAYQIIFSDTPGIIEPKYKLHERMMHSVKSALEDADVAILLVDIKDDLEENHQLFASLRLKVPCIVVLNKTDTVKATVVEAAAKFFGAQSYCKKIVTISALKESNLDALKGAILELLPEGDPFYSEDDLTDLPTKFFVGEMIREKIYQLFGDEIPYHSAVMVNEFKEKDTLIKIQADIIVQRETQKAILIGEGGKMIKKIGTLAREDIEAFLQQKVFLQLFIKVRPKWRDNDQQLKEYGYY, from the coding sequence ATGAAAGCTGGTTTTGTCAACATATTTGGTAAGCCCAATGCGGGCAAAAGTACCCTGCTCAACGCGCTGCTGGGTGAAAAGCTCGCTATTGTATCTTCCAAGGTACAAACTACCCGCGACCGTATCAAAGGCTTTTTAACGTCGCCTGGCGCCTACCAGATCATTTTTTCCGATACCCCCGGTATCATAGAGCCTAAATACAAGCTGCATGAGCGGATGATGCATTCGGTAAAGAGTGCGCTGGAAGATGCAGATGTGGCAATACTACTGGTTGATATTAAAGATGACCTGGAGGAAAATCACCAGCTTTTTGCTTCTTTACGCCTGAAAGTGCCTTGTATTGTTGTTTTGAATAAAACTGACACGGTAAAGGCAACGGTTGTTGAGGCGGCAGCGAAGTTTTTTGGTGCGCAGTCGTATTGCAAAAAAATTGTAACGATATCCGCACTTAAAGAAAGCAACCTGGATGCATTGAAGGGCGCTATCCTGGAACTGCTGCCTGAAGGCGATCCTTTTTATAGCGAAGACGACCTGACTGATCTGCCTACAAAGTTTTTTGTGGGAGAGATGATCAGGGAAAAAATATACCAGCTGTTTGGTGATGAAATACCCTACCATTCAGCCGTGATGGTGAACGAGTTTAAGGAAAAAGATACCTTGATAAAGATCCAGGCCGATATCATTGTTCAGCGCGAAACGCAAAAAGCGATTCTCATTGGCGAAGGCGGCAAGATGATTAAAAAAATAGGAACCCTTGCCAGGGAAGATATTGAAGCTTTTCTTCAGCAAAAGGTATTCCTGCAGTTGTTTATAAAAGTTCGCCCCAAATGGCGCGACAATGATCAGCAGCTGAAAGAATATGGGTATTATTAA